Proteins from one Acanthopagrus latus isolate v.2019 chromosome 18, fAcaLat1.1, whole genome shotgun sequence genomic window:
- the pcdh10b gene encoding protocadherin-10b isoform X4: protein MIVLLILLCITDGVLCQIRYSVPEEADHGTLVGNIAEDLGLDLTKLASRRFQVVPSSRTPYLEVNLENGVLFVNEKIDREQICKQSASCQLNMEVFLENPLELFRVEIEVVDINDNPPSFPETDITVEISESATPGTRFPLESAFDPDVGSNALRTYDITTNNYFYLDVQTQTDGNKFAELVLEKPLDREQQAAHRYVLTAVDGGQPPRTGTALLVVKVLDSNDNVPVFDQPVYTVSLSENAPVGTLVIQLNATDMDEGLNGEIVYSFSNHISSRVKDLFSIDPRTGRVEVRGEVDFEESSLYQIFVQAKDLGPNAVPAHCKVLVKVNDLNDNAPEITFSTVTESVSEKAAPGTVIALLSVTDRDAEENGQIHVEILGDVPFKLKSSFRNYFTIVTDGPLNREQLDSYSVTVVARDKGTPSLATSKSIRVQVSDENDNAPTFTQPIYDVYVTENNVPGAYIHAVTALDPDIGQNALICYSILECDIQGMSVKTYVSINEETGYLYALRSFDYEQLKDFTFMVQAKDAGTPELSSNATVKVIIVDQNDNPPTVLAPIGKNGTAKEPLPRSAEPGYLVTRIVAMDADDGENARLSYSIQRGNENGMFRMDWRTGELRTARRVSVKRDPHQLYDLLIEVRDHGQPPLSSSASVLVVLVDSVAEGRGGGDRGGAAKGKEGTLDLTLILIIALGSVSFIFLLVMIVLAVRCQKDKKLNIYTCLTSECCLGCSSCCSRQARARKKKLSKSDIMLVQSAGNVSGAGTAQVPVEESGSFGSHHQNQNYCYQVCLTPESAKTDLMFLKPCSPSRSTDTDHNPCGAIVTGYTDQQPDIISNGSILSNETKHQRAELSYLVDRPRRVNSSAFQEADLVSSKDSGHGDSEQGDSDHDATNRGHSSGADLFSNCTEECKALGHSDRCWMPSFVPSDGRQGPDYRSNLHVPGMDSVPDTERGKGFASSFRVDIPETA from the exons ATGATTGTGCTTTTGATCCTCCTGTGCATCACGGATGGAGTGCTCTGTCAGATACGCTACTCTGTGCCGGAGGAGGCGGACCATGGCACCTTGGTGGGGAATATCGCCGAGGACCTGGGACTGGACCTTACCAAACTGGCCTCCCGCCGCTTCCAGGTGGTGCCCAGTTCTCGGACACCGTACCTGGAGGTGAACCTGGAGAACGGCGTCCTGTTCGTGAACGAAAAAATCGATCGGGAGCAGATTTGCAAGCAGAGCGCCAGCTGCCAGCTCAACATGGAGGTGTTCTTGGAGAACCCGCTGGAGCTGTTTCGGGTCGAAATCGAGGTGGTGGACATTAACGACAATCCCCCCAGCTTCCCGGAGACAGACATCACGGTGGAGATCTCGGAGAGCGCCACTCCGGGCACCCGTTTCCCTCTGGAGAGCGCATTCGACCCGGACGTGGGCTCTAACGCTTTACGCACGTATGATATCACCACGAACAACTACTTTTATCTGGACGTGCAGACCCAAACGGACGGAAACAAGTTCGCGGAGCTGGTCCTGGAGAAGCCGCTTGATCGGGAGCAGCAGGCGGCGCACAGGTACGTGCTGACCGCGGTGGACGGCGGGCAGCCTCCCCGGACAGGCACCGCGCTGCTGGTGGTCAAAGTGCTGGACTCCAACGACAACGTACCGGTGTTTGACCAGCCCGTGTACACGGTGAGCCTCTCGGAGAACGCACCGGTGGGGACGCTGGTCATACAGCTGAACGCCACCGACATGGACGAGGGATTAAACGGGGAGATAGTTTACTCCTTCAGCAACCACATCTCCAGCCGCGTAAAGGACCTGTTCAGCATAGACCCGCGCACCGGACGCGTCGAGGTGCGCGGAGAGGTGGACTTCGAGGAGAGCAGCCTGTATCAGATCTTCGTACAGGCCAAGGATCTGGGGCCAAACGCCGTCCCCGCGCACTGCAAAGTGCTGGTTAAAGTCAACGACCTGAACGACAACGCGCCGGAGATCACCTTCAGCACTGTCACCGAGTCGGTGAGCGAGAAGGCGGCTCCCGGGACCGTCATCGCGCTGCTGAGCGTGACGGACAGGGACGCGGAGGAAAACGGACAGATTCACGTGGAGATCCTCGGTGACGTCCCGTTCAAACTAAAATCCTCCTTCAGGAATTATTTCACCATAGTGACCGACGGGCCGCTGAACCGGGAGCAGCTGGACTCCTACTCCGTGACTGTGGTTGCGCGCGACAAAGGGACGCCCTCGCTCGCCACCAGCAAGTCCATCCGAGTCCAGGTGTCGGATGAGAACGACAACGCGCCCACATTTACGCAGCCCATATACGATGTGTATGTGACGGAGAACAACGTGCCGGGGGCGTACATACACGCCGTGACGGCTCTGGACCCGGACATCGGTCAGAACGCGCTCATCTGCTACTCAATATTAGAGTGTGACATACAGGGCATGTCGGTCAAAACCTACGTGTCCATCAACGAGGAGACGGGCTACCTGTACGCACTCAGGTCCTTTGATTATGAGCAGCTGAAAGATTTCACGTTCATGGTGCAGGCCAAAGACGCGGGCACCCCGGAGCTCTCCTCCAACGCCACGGTCAAAGTCATCATCGTGGATCAGAATGACAATCCCCCCACGGTCCTGGCGCCCATAGGGAAGAACGGCACAGCCAAGGAGCCCCTGCCCCGCTCAGCCGAGCCGGGCTACCTGGTGACGCGCATCGTGGCCATGGATGCTGACGACGGCGAGAACGCACGGCTGTCCTACAGCATCCAGAGGGGCAACGAGAACGGCATGTTCAGGATGGACTGGAGGACGGGCGAGCTGCGGACGGCGAGGCGGGTGTCGGTCAAGCGCGACCCCCACCAGCTGTACGACCTGCTGATCGAGGTGAGAGACCACGGCCAGCCGCCCCTGTCCTCCAGCGCCAGCGtcctggtggtgctggtggacaGCGTGGCTGAGGGCCGTGGAGGTGGGGACCGGGGAGGCGCCGCTAAGGGGAAGGAGGGCACCCTGGACCTGaccctcatcctcatcatcgcCCTGGGCTCCgtctccttcatcttcctcctggtcATGATTGTGCTGGCCGTGCGCTGCCAGAAGGACAAAAAGCTCAACATTTACACGTGTCTGACCAGCGAGTGCTGCCTGGgctgcagctcctgctgctctcgGCAGGCCCGGGCCCGCAAGAAAAAGCTCAGCAAGTCGGATATCATGCTGGTGCAAAGCGCTGGCAACGTCAGCGGGGCCGGCACGGCTCAGGTCCCCGTGGAGGAGTCAGGGAGCTTCGGCTCCCACCACCAAAACCAGAACTATTGCTACCAGGTATGTCTGACTCCAGAGTCTGCCAAAACCGACCTCATGTTCCTAAAGCCGTGTAGTCCATCTAGGAGCACAGACACCGATCACAACCCGTGCGGGGCCATAGTGACAGGGTACACAGACCAGCAGCCTGACATCATATCAAATGGCAGCATTTTATCAAACGAG ACCAAACACCAGCGAGCTGAACTCAGCTACCTGGTTGACAGGCCGAGACGTGTCAACAG CTCGGCGTTCCAGGAGGCGGATCTGGTCAGCTCTAAAGACAGCGGCCACGGAGACAGCGAGCAGGGAGACAGCGACCACGACGCCACCAACCGAGGCCACTCCTCTG